A window of Nonomuraea angiospora genomic DNA:
GGTTGCGGGCGGAGCTCTCGCTGAAGGCCGCTGCCTCCTCGATCAGCTGCTGCACCACTCAGGCGATTGTCGGCTTCATCCCTGACGACGCCACACGGTGCCGCGACGGTCGTGGCCCATGAACCGCTCGACACGCACCGCCAACTGCGAATCGCCCAACTCACGCTCGATCAGCCACAGCGCCAGATCAAAGCCCGATTTCCAGCCGCTGCCCGAGGAAACGATGTCCCCATCGTCGACAACCCTCGCATCGACGACCTCGGCCCACTTCGACAGCCGCTCGAAGTCGGTGGCGAACGTGGTCGCCGCCCGCCCCTCCAGCAGCCCGGCAGCACCAAGCATGAGAGTGCCGGAGCACACGGCGGCCAGCACGAGCCGCCGACCCGCCGCCTCCTTCGCCTCGCGCAGCCGCATGACCAGATCACCATCCATCATCTGCTCCAGCCACCCACCGGCCACGACCAGAACATCGGCCTCCTCCGGACGCCATTGGCGCAGCCCACCTATGCGGATCCCCTCAACGGCGGTCACCTCGCTCCGTCCATCGACCGTCACCATGGCCACTTCGATATCACCGCCAAGGCGCCGGGCGAGCGAGAACACCTTGAACGGCGCGATGGTGTCAATCTCGGACACCCCGTCGTACATGAGCACTTCGACACGCATCGTCCAAGTATGCCTGCCAGCCGATCTAGCCGGCCTTCGTACAGGAAGCGCTGACACTGGATTGGGTGCCAGCAACCTCAAGCTCTGTACGTTTACTCGTACTCACCTCTGCATATTCAGGAGTACGCCGACACCCGCCAAGACCTCAACCGCAATGTCACGGTCGAGGAGTGGTTGGCGGAGTTCCTCAAGCGCAAGCGCGCCATCGAGCCGACCACAAGGCGCTCCTATGAATCCCATGTCCGGCTCTACCTCACCCCCTACCTCGGCAACATCCGCCTGGACCAGCTACGGGTCTCCGACATCGCGGGCATGTTCGATGCTATCGAGGAGTTCAACGACACCGTCGCCACCGAACGCGCCAGCGGCGACCCTGCCCGCGTACTGGCGGTCCGCTACCGGCGACCGGTTGGTCCCACGAGCATGCATCGCATCCGCGCCACCCTCCGCCACGCCCTGAATATGGCGATCAGACAAGACCGGCTCCTGGACTTCAACCCCGCCTCCGTAGTCGAACTGCCAGCGATCGACCGGCCCAAGCCGGTCGTGTGGACCGAGGAGAAGGTGATGCAATGGCGTAAGGATCACGCCGCACATCTGAACCTGCTTCACCGAGCCGGTGAGAGTAGGCGGGCCGATCCGATCGCCGCCTACATCAGCGCGCCCCGGCCCTCGTCGGTGATGGTGTGGACGGCCGAGCAGACGAAGACGTTCCAAGCCCACGCCCGCAAGGATCGGCTGTTCGTCCTGTACCGACTCATTGCTACGCGCGGCCTGCGACGCGGTGAGAGCGTGGGTCTGCGCAAGGTGGACGTCAACTACGCCACCTGCAGGATCGGCATTCACTGGCAGATCACCCAACTCGGCTGGGACCCGATCCAGGACGTCCCGAAAACCGATGCCAGCGACCGCGAGATCGCCGTCGACGCCGAGACGTTGACCCTCCTGAAGGAGCACGACAAGTGCCAGAGACGGGAACGGCAGGCCGCGGGCGAGGACTGGGCCGAGTCCGGGTTCGTCTTCACCGACGAGATCGGCCGGCCCCTGCACCCGCAGCATGTGACCGACCGCTTCTGCGGGATCTGCTACCAAGCAGGGCTGCCGCCGATCCGGTTGCACGACCTGCGCCACGGAGCCGCTACGGCAATGCTCGCGGCCGGGGTGGACATCAAGATCGTGCAGGAGACGCTCGGGCACACCACTTCGGCGTTCACACGTGACACCTACACCAGCGTCTACCCCGAAGCCGCAGCGGCGGCAGCCGAGGCAACCGCCGCATTCCTGACCGGATCCCCCGTACCCGCGCCCCGGCCGGTACCTCCCGGACGGCGCACCCCGCGTCCCGGACAGGACGCGAAAGATGCGGCTGCCGGAGACACGGGCGGGACGGTGACCCTCCTTCCCACCAGCTGATTGGCCACCGGCGGAAAAATGGAAGAGGCAGGTCAGCTTGCACGCTGACCTGCCTCCTTCTTCTTCTCCTCTTACCCGCATCGGGAAGGAGGGGCCTTCAAGATGGGATGATCCATCCACCAGGGGGGTGACTCCCAGCGTGAGGTACTTCCCGAAGGCCCCACGGGGGTTCGGCAGCGGCACGCGCGAGGGAAGATGTGCTGCCACTGCCGGCCGTCTATGCGGAACTGCATCGTCGCCTCGGCTCTTGAACGACGAACCCCACACCTGGAAACTCATCTGATACCCCCGCGACATAGGCGCTCAGGAAGGGCTGAGCAGATCAGATGCTTCCGCGAACGCCGCGCAAGCCCGGTCTGGCCACGAAACGTTTTGTCCATCCGGAGCGCCGCACCAGGCACCTGCGCCTGCCGATAATTACATCCGCCCAGCTCATGACTCTGCGAGGGCTTCACGTGGCGTACGCGAGCTCCGGGCACCCGGGAGGCGGAAGCGTGTACGGCAGGATGATCCGCTGTGCTCCTTCGCCTGGCCTACCTCACCGTTACGAACGCCTTCGCCGCGCTTCGGCTGCTGCCC
This region includes:
- a CDS encoding DJ-1/PfpI family protein, with translation MRVEVLMYDGVSEIDTIAPFKVFSLARRLGGDIEVAMVTVDGRSEVTAVEGIRIGGLRQWRPEEADVLVVAGGWLEQMMDGDLVMRLREAKEAAGRRLVLAAVCSGTLMLGAAGLLEGRAATTFATDFERLSKWAEVVDARVVDDGDIVSSGSGWKSGFDLALWLIERELGDSQLAVRVERFMGHDRRGTVWRRQG
- a CDS encoding site-specific integrase; this translates as MQEYADTRQDLNRNVTVEEWLAEFLKRKRAIEPTTRRSYESHVRLYLTPYLGNIRLDQLRVSDIAGMFDAIEEFNDTVATERASGDPARVLAVRYRRPVGPTSMHRIRATLRHALNMAIRQDRLLDFNPASVVELPAIDRPKPVVWTEEKVMQWRKDHAAHLNLLHRAGESRRADPIAAYISAPRPSSVMVWTAEQTKTFQAHARKDRLFVLYRLIATRGLRRGESVGLRKVDVNYATCRIGIHWQITQLGWDPIQDVPKTDASDREIAVDAETLTLLKEHDKCQRRERQAAGEDWAESGFVFTDEIGRPLHPQHVTDRFCGICYQAGLPPIRLHDLRHGAATAMLAAGVDIKIVQETLGHTTSAFTRDTYTSVYPEAAAAAAEATAAFLTGSPVPAPRPVPPGRRTPRPGQDAKDAAAGDTGGTVTLLPTS